One Streptomyces lincolnensis genomic region harbors:
- a CDS encoding S8 family peptidase codes for MRSTARARTAALAAVVAGTLVTGAATADGQPAQAAGAGTAAQDARRAPAKAKPPSTVTLITGDRVVVGSDGQVVRLVRGKGREGIGFSVRREAGHTYVVPQDALRPVADGVLDRRLFDVAQLVKDGYGDAHRTTLPLIIGYGKGKQVRQGGTGSRTRVRDRFAGLAVRERKALPAVDGEAFKAPKSGAPALWAAVTGSSSARTADSTAAGGIDAPARPVAHVWLDAKVRGTLAESVPQIGAPTMWKAGFTGKGVKVAVLDSGVDETHPDLKGVEIAQKNFSESPDEEDRVGHGTHVASIIAGSGVKSGGLYKGVAPDVQLLDAKVLDDENIGAASNIIAGMQWAVDQGAQVVNMSLGSLDTPGTDPKEEALARLSDKALFVVAAGNSGDGPRTIYSPGSAPEALTVGAVDKQEAIADFSSRGPNLDGTPKPDITGPGVDITAAQTTQSHQPVGEDYVPLSGTSMATPHVAGAAALVLQQHPDLGGARLKALLTGSAKPNPLLNAHQQGAGRVDLERAATALVVSEPGSLGFGTQAWPHTDDTPVSKILTYRNHGTKAVTLSLSASGTDSSGRPAPAGMFTVKDAQLTVPAGGTAQTTVTADTRQGTVDGVFGGSVLASGDGQEVRTGLVVDREVESYDVTVRHIGTDGAVPGTYATTINSVDGSGRRVELPETENGTVVQRMAKGTYQLEGLVFGKDNELGFFVQPVLEVTKNVTVTLDSRKAKPFALKTPDPAAELVTSIVGYDDTASGTSNTWSTSGVPPIRTAALGPASSTMRAQFNGVWKTPGKNVDYRLAFNRKGSFFTGLNRTLTRADLAEVKFGFGASVTGAQGQVHITPMDEDGFTVNIKEPALLDLPYATTHYLSTTGVRWSWQAAQFNADGEARMSYAKDWVAYKPGSSHTLRFNTGVVGPDLAAGSPEQQGAERTGDHISAMIPLFNDGSGNPGSSTVTGGFARLESGGRILAEGPPTDWVTAEVPAASAAYRLTVQANRSAEDTSTSTKVAGVWTFSSARPASDGTTRLPLSTVRLAPKLSLKGTAPAGGTLTVPLKLAGAAAAAGQVAALTVNISYDGGRTWKPLTVTTDAKGARSVTVKHPATAKSVSFRVDLKDKAGNTMRETITDAYRLTP; via the coding sequence GTGAGATCCACTGCACGCGCGAGAACGGCGGCGCTGGCCGCCGTGGTGGCCGGGACGCTGGTCACGGGGGCGGCAACGGCCGACGGCCAGCCGGCGCAAGCCGCCGGAGCCGGCACCGCCGCGCAAGATGCGAGGAGGGCTCCGGCGAAGGCGAAGCCACCGTCGACGGTCACGCTGATCACCGGCGACCGTGTGGTCGTCGGTTCCGACGGTCAAGTGGTTCGGCTCGTGCGGGGCAAGGGCCGTGAGGGGATCGGCTTCTCGGTGCGGCGCGAGGCCGGCCACACCTACGTCGTCCCGCAGGACGCCCTGCGTCCGGTCGCCGACGGTGTGCTCGACCGGCGGCTGTTCGATGTCGCGCAGCTGGTCAAGGACGGCTACGGCGACGCGCACCGCACCACGCTGCCGCTGATCATCGGCTACGGCAAGGGCAAGCAGGTAAGGCAGGGCGGTACCGGATCACGGACCCGTGTCCGCGACCGTTTCGCGGGCCTGGCCGTCCGGGAGCGCAAAGCGTTGCCCGCGGTCGACGGGGAGGCCTTCAAGGCGCCCAAGTCCGGTGCCCCGGCGCTGTGGGCGGCCGTCACGGGCAGCTCATCGGCCCGCACGGCAGACAGCACGGCCGCAGGCGGCATCGATGCCCCGGCGCGGCCCGTCGCTCATGTCTGGCTGGATGCGAAGGTCCGGGGCACCTTGGCCGAGAGCGTGCCGCAGATCGGCGCGCCGACCATGTGGAAGGCGGGCTTCACCGGCAAGGGCGTCAAGGTGGCGGTCCTGGACTCGGGCGTGGATGAGACCCATCCGGACCTCAAGGGTGTCGAGATCGCGCAGAAGAACTTCAGCGAGTCTCCTGACGAGGAGGACCGCGTCGGGCACGGTACGCACGTGGCCTCCATCATCGCCGGCAGCGGCGTGAAGTCCGGCGGCCTCTACAAGGGTGTGGCACCCGACGTGCAGCTGCTGGACGCCAAAGTCCTGGACGACGAGAACATCGGAGCCGCCTCGAACATCATCGCCGGCATGCAGTGGGCCGTCGACCAGGGCGCGCAGGTCGTGAACATGAGCCTGGGCTCCCTCGACACCCCGGGCACCGACCCCAAGGAGGAGGCCCTCGCCCGGCTCTCCGACAAGGCCCTGTTCGTGGTGGCCGCGGGCAACTCGGGCGACGGGCCCCGCACCATCTATTCGCCCGGCAGCGCCCCCGAGGCACTCACCGTCGGAGCCGTGGACAAGCAGGAGGCGATCGCCGACTTCTCCAGCCGCGGTCCGAACCTCGACGGCACGCCCAAGCCCGACATAACTGGCCCCGGCGTCGACATCACCGCCGCCCAGACCACCCAGAGTCACCAGCCCGTGGGCGAGGACTACGTACCGCTCTCCGGCACATCGATGGCCACCCCGCACGTCGCGGGTGCCGCCGCCCTGGTGCTCCAGCAGCACCCGGACCTCGGCGGGGCCCGGCTGAAGGCGCTCCTGACCGGTTCGGCCAAGCCGAACCCGCTGCTGAACGCCCATCAGCAGGGCGCGGGCCGCGTGGACCTGGAGCGCGCCGCCACCGCCCTGGTCGTCTCCGAGCCCGGCTCCCTCGGCTTCGGCACACAGGCCTGGCCGCACACTGACGACACCCCGGTCTCCAAGATCCTCACCTACCGCAACCACGGCACCAAGGCCGTCACCCTGAGCCTGAGCGCCTCCGGCACCGACTCCTCCGGCCGGCCCGCCCCGGCCGGCATGTTCACCGTCAAGGACGCCCAGCTCACCGTTCCGGCCGGCGGCACCGCACAGACCACCGTCACCGCCGACACCCGCCAGGGGACCGTCGACGGTGTCTTCGGTGGCAGCGTGCTGGCCTCGGGAGACGGCCAGGAGGTGCGCACCGGCCTTGTGGTCGACCGGGAAGTGGAGTCCTACGACGTCACCGTGCGGCACATCGGCACCGACGGCGCCGTCCCGGGTACCTACGCGACGACCATCAACTCCGTCGACGGGAGCGGCAGGCGCGTCGAGCTCCCGGAAACCGAGAACGGCACCGTGGTCCAGCGGATGGCCAAGGGCACCTACCAACTGGAGGGTCTGGTCTTCGGCAAGGACAACGAGCTGGGCTTCTTCGTCCAGCCGGTCCTGGAGGTGACCAAGAACGTCACGGTGACCCTTGACTCCCGCAAGGCCAAACCGTTCGCCCTGAAGACCCCGGATCCGGCCGCCGAACTCGTCACGTCCATCGTCGGCTACGACGACACGGCCTCCGGGACGTCCAACACCTGGTCCACCAGCGGTGTCCCGCCCATCCGCACCGCCGCCCTCGGCCCGGCGTCCAGCACGATGCGGGCCCAGTTCAACGGCGTCTGGAAGACCCCCGGCAAGAATGTCGACTACCGGCTCGCCTTCAACCGCAAGGGCAGCTTCTTCACCGGCCTGAACCGCACCCTCACCCGGGCCGACCTGGCCGAGGTGAAGTTCGGCTTCGGCGCCTCCGTCACCGGGGCCCAGGGCCAGGTCCACATCACGCCGATGGACGAGGACGGATTCACCGTCAACATCAAGGAACCAGCGCTGCTGGACCTGCCGTATGCCACCACCCACTACCTCAGCACCACCGGTGTGCGCTGGTCCTGGCAGGCCGCGCAGTTCAACGCCGACGGCGAGGCGCGCATGTCGTACGCGAAGGACTGGGTGGCCTACAAGCCCGGCTCCAGCCACACGCTGCGGTTCAACACCGGTGTGGTCGGTCCCGATCTCGCGGCCGGGAGCCCGGAGCAGCAGGGCGCCGAACGGACCGGCGACCACATCAGCGCCATGATCCCGCTGTTCAACGACGGCAGCGGCAACCCGGGTTCCTCGACCGTCACCGGCGGTTTCGCCCGACTGGAATCCGGCGGCCGGATCCTCGCCGAGGGCCCGCCCACCGACTGGGTGACCGCCGAAGTCCCCGCCGCTTCCGCCGCGTACCGCCTGACGGTCCAGGCGAACCGCTCCGCCGAGGACACCTCCACCAGCACGAAGGTGGCCGGGGTGTGGACGTTCTCCTCGGCCCGGCCGGCCTCGGACGGCACGACCAGGCTGCCGCTGTCGACGGTACGGCTGGCGCCGAAGCTGAGCCTGAAGGGCACCGCCCCGGCGGGCGGCACTCTCACCGTGCCGTTGAAGCTGGCCGGTGCGGCCGCCGCGGCCGGACAGGTCGCCGCCCTGACCGTGAACATCTCCTACGACGGCGGCCGCACCTGGAAGCCCCTCACCGTCACGACCGACGCCAAGGGCGCCCGCTCGGTGACCGTCAAGCACCCGGCCACCGCCAAGTCCGTTTCCTTCCGGGTTGATCTGAAGGACAAGGCCGGCAACACCATGCGTGAGACGATCACGGACGCCTACCGACTCACTCCGTGA
- a CDS encoding alpha/beta fold hydrolase, which produces MIFDHHGEPVRTGRAAINGTSLHYRTSGSGPAVVLLHGVPKTSYHWRHLVPKLTPHHTVVAPDLRGLGDSARPADGYDSATMSDDIAALMDHLGHDTYSVIGEDWGAVIGYQLAARHRAHVDALVFAEALFPGFDFEDHTALTHENVSSGMHLWHLSFYFQPDTATPDAIEEYVRCYSMPGGIRAMLSIYRAMLVDAGHDLAEEVPDEMADVVLPFLAKQQV; this is translated from the coding sequence ATGATTTTCGACCATCACGGAGAGCCCGTTCGTACGGGCCGGGCCGCCATCAACGGAACGAGCCTGCACTACCGGACAAGCGGATCCGGCCCGGCAGTGGTACTCCTGCACGGCGTGCCGAAGACCAGCTACCACTGGCGGCACCTCGTCCCGAAGCTGACGCCCCACCACACCGTCGTTGCACCCGACCTTCGTGGCCTCGGCGACTCCGCGCGCCCCGCGGACGGCTACGACTCCGCGACGATGAGCGACGACATCGCCGCGCTGATGGACCACCTTGGGCACGACACCTACAGCGTGATCGGAGAGGACTGGGGCGCCGTGATCGGCTACCAACTGGCCGCCCGGCACCGCGCCCACGTGGATGCCCTGGTCTTCGCCGAGGCACTGTTCCCCGGGTTCGACTTCGAGGACCACACCGCACTCACGCACGAAAACGTCTCCAGCGGCATGCACTTGTGGCACCTGAGCTTCTACTTCCAGCCGGACACCGCCACCCCCGACGCGATCGAAGAATACGTGCGCTGCTACTCCATGCCCGGCGGCATCCGCGCGATGCTGTCGATCTACCGGGCGATGCTCGTCGACGCCGGACACGACCTCGCCGAGGAGGTGCCCGACGAGATGGCCGACGTCGTGCTGCCTTTCCTGGCCAAGCAGCAGGTGTAG
- a CDS encoding TetR/AcrR family transcriptional regulator, with protein MARTREFDTEAAVSRAMDLFWTRGYEATSVRELTQHLGIGQGSLYAAFGDKDGLYRAALEHYRATFAAAALRSLEEGADARSAIRALLVERIRIAVEHGGRGCLLVNAATERLPEDQPTRRTVRDMLGANQDALTDLLRAAAERDEISARHDPHTLAAFLVTFLNGLLVSSKITPDVRALEPLVEVALTTLD; from the coding sequence ATGGCAAGGACACGGGAGTTCGACACCGAGGCGGCGGTGAGCCGCGCGATGGATCTGTTCTGGACGCGCGGATACGAGGCGACTTCGGTACGCGAGCTGACCCAGCACCTCGGGATCGGGCAGGGCTCCCTGTACGCCGCGTTCGGCGACAAGGACGGTCTCTACCGGGCCGCACTGGAGCACTACCGCGCCACTTTCGCGGCGGCCGCCCTGCGCAGCCTCGAAGAGGGGGCGGACGCCCGGTCGGCGATCCGTGCGCTGCTGGTCGAACGGATCCGGATCGCCGTCGAACACGGCGGCCGGGGGTGCCTGTTGGTCAATGCCGCCACCGAGCGCCTGCCGGAGGACCAGCCGACCCGGCGTACGGTACGGGACATGCTGGGAGCCAACCAGGACGCGCTCACCGACCTGCTGCGCGCGGCGGCGGAGCGCGACGAGATCTCGGCGCGGCACGATCCGCACACTCTCGCCGCCTTCCTCGTCACGTTCCTCAACGGTCTCCTCGTGTCCTCGAAGATCACGCCGGACGTCCGCGCTCTCGAACCCCTCGTGGAGGTCGCACTGACCACGCTCGACTGA
- a CDS encoding alpha/beta hydrolase, translating into MIEVPYQPLPDDQSDVRYAHGPDSTVQPGVPVGRTIEFHWNESAIYPGTFRRFWVHVPARYDPAQPASLMVFQDGWWYLDPEGEVRGAIVLDNLVHRGDIPVTIGVFVDPGVFPDAENPKNRNTEYDAFDDRYVSFLLDEIIPEVTQRYTIAEDPDRWGICGGSSGGNCAFTAAWLRPDRFRRVIGYLSSFAQMPGGNPYPELIPGVPRKPLRIFLQAGHRDLRWNEPEANWLANNLRVAAALAEAGYDFRLVLGDGGHSPNHGGVLLPDALRWLWR; encoded by the coding sequence ATGATCGAGGTGCCCTACCAGCCGCTTCCGGACGACCAGTCGGACGTTCGCTACGCCCATGGCCCCGACTCGACTGTCCAGCCCGGGGTGCCTGTCGGCAGGACCATCGAGTTCCACTGGAACGAGAGTGCGATCTACCCGGGCACGTTCCGCAGGTTCTGGGTTCACGTGCCCGCCCGGTACGACCCCGCACAGCCCGCGTCGCTGATGGTGTTCCAGGACGGCTGGTGGTACCTGGACCCCGAAGGAGAGGTGCGCGGCGCGATCGTCCTGGACAACCTCGTCCACCGCGGCGACATCCCGGTCACCATCGGCGTGTTCGTCGACCCCGGCGTCTTCCCCGATGCCGAGAACCCGAAGAACCGCAACACCGAGTACGACGCTTTCGACGACCGGTACGTCAGTTTCCTCCTGGACGAGATCATCCCCGAGGTCACACAGCGGTACACAATCGCCGAGGACCCCGACCGGTGGGGCATCTGCGGTGGCAGTAGCGGCGGCAACTGCGCCTTCACCGCAGCGTGGCTGCGCCCGGACAGGTTCCGCCGCGTCATCGGGTACCTGTCCAGCTTCGCGCAGATGCCAGGCGGCAACCCGTACCCCGAACTGATCCCGGGCGTCCCCCGCAAGCCACTGCGCATCTTCCTGCAAGCGGGCCATCGTGACCTGCGCTGGAACGAGCCCGAAGCGAACTGGCTCGCCAACAACCTGCGTGTCGCCGCCGCGCTCGCGGAAGCCGGATACGACTTCCGCCTCGTCCTGGGCGACGGCGGCCACAGCCCCAACCACGGCGGAGTCCTGCTCCCCGATGCCTTGCGCTGGTTGTGGCGGTAG
- a CDS encoding LysR family transcriptional regulator produces the protein MLNVRRLLLLTEATERGSLTAAAEALGMTTSAASQQMSLLEQEVGQPLIERLPRGIRPTPAGAALAGRGQAIRRELRAAQADLDSFTALDQGTLRLGSFPTASASLLPLALTRFRRRHTGVRIEVRAGVLAELREMLHTGEVEQGLLWDYEWNRLDDPALSLTHLLDDPTVLVVPADSPLRNHPSVRLGDLADQEWIIRADNHPVADVLRRSCRRAGFEPQIAYSSHDYQEAQAMVAAGLGIALAPRLALTSRRSDVRLLPFASDVPAPTRRILLARATSRPATPPAQAMARVLRTVAQRFTAPGLDRAQLGAVRRG, from the coding sequence ATGCTGAACGTTCGCCGCCTGCTGCTGCTCACCGAGGCCACTGAACGCGGTTCACTCACCGCTGCGGCCGAGGCCCTGGGCATGACCACTTCCGCCGCTTCCCAGCAGATGTCCCTGCTGGAGCAGGAGGTGGGGCAGCCGCTGATCGAGCGGCTGCCGCGCGGTATCCGCCCCACCCCGGCGGGTGCCGCGCTGGCCGGGCGCGGCCAGGCGATCCGCCGCGAACTGCGCGCCGCCCAGGCCGACTTGGATTCGTTCACCGCCCTCGACCAGGGCACCTTGCGGCTTGGTTCCTTCCCCACGGCGAGCGCGTCCCTGCTGCCGCTCGCGCTCACCCGCTTCCGCCGCCGTCACACCGGTGTCCGTATCGAGGTACGCGCAGGGGTGCTCGCGGAGCTGCGGGAGATGCTCCACACCGGGGAGGTGGAACAGGGACTGCTGTGGGACTACGAATGGAACCGCCTCGACGATCCGGCGCTCTCCCTCACCCACCTGCTGGACGACCCCACGGTGCTGGTCGTCCCCGCCGACTCCCCCTTGCGCAACCATCCCTCCGTCCGGCTCGGCGACCTCGCCGACCAGGAGTGGATCATCCGCGCCGACAACCACCCGGTCGCCGATGTCCTGCGCCGCAGTTGCCGCCGGGCGGGATTCGAGCCACAGATCGCCTACTCCTCACACGACTACCAGGAGGCGCAGGCCATGGTCGCCGCCGGGCTCGGCATCGCCCTCGCCCCCCGTCTGGCCCTCACCAGCCGCCGCAGCGACGTACGCCTCCTGCCCTTCGCCTCCGACGTGCCCGCACCCACCCGTCGCATCCTGTTGGCACGCGCCACCTCCCGCCCCGCCACCCCACCCGCACAGGCGATGGCCCGTGTCCTGCGCACGGTGGCGCAGCGTTTCACCGCCCCCGGCCTGGACCGGGCACAGCTCGGGGCGGTGCGGCGCGGCTGA
- a CDS encoding PrpF domain-containing protein translates to MHTPATLVRGGTSKCWLFNQVDVPADRGELEKLLVSAYGATDPVELDGVGGATPTTSKAAVVSASPEPGVDVDYLFAQVGIGTGSVEWTSNCGNCATGVALYAAAKGMVAITGDRTRVVMRNTNTGAVLEGLVDTTGGVVHHFGRQTVPGTRAGGVAVGLTFRDPAGGTTGLLLPTGQAAQDLRVADAEPVRVSMVDAGAPVVLVDALAAGRTGAEPLERMGADVPWLRTVRHAAAPLMGLLKPGEEPGDAVPKVGLVGPPVPYTTTLGEPVAAEDYDISVRMLSMNAPHPAIGLTSAVAVAAAGLVAGSVVSRTTGGPTDEWLRLGTPAGIVAVRCTDVQDGLPRQVTVQRAARLLADARIYVPEAGRTQAA, encoded by the coding sequence GTGCACACTCCCGCGACCCTGGTGCGTGGCGGCACCAGCAAGTGCTGGCTGTTCAATCAGGTCGACGTCCCCGCCGACCGCGGCGAACTGGAGAAACTGCTGGTCTCCGCGTACGGCGCCACCGATCCCGTGGAACTGGACGGCGTGGGCGGGGCGACCCCCACCACCTCGAAGGCGGCGGTCGTCAGCGCCTCGCCCGAACCCGGCGTGGACGTGGACTATCTCTTCGCCCAGGTCGGCATCGGCACCGGCTCGGTCGAGTGGACGAGCAACTGCGGCAACTGCGCCACCGGGGTCGCCCTGTACGCGGCCGCAAAGGGCATGGTGGCGATCACCGGCGACCGGACTCGGGTGGTGATGCGCAATACCAACACCGGCGCGGTCCTCGAAGGGCTCGTGGACACCACCGGTGGCGTCGTCCACCACTTCGGCCGCCAGACCGTACCCGGCACCCGGGCCGGCGGGGTCGCCGTCGGCCTCACCTTCCGGGATCCGGCCGGCGGCACCACCGGTTTACTGCTCCCCACCGGGCAGGCCGCACAGGACCTGCGGGTCGCTGACGCCGAGCCGGTGCGGGTGAGCATGGTGGACGCCGGGGCCCCCGTCGTCCTCGTCGATGCCCTCGCCGCCGGCCGCACCGGCGCCGAGCCCCTGGAGCGGATGGGCGCGGACGTGCCCTGGCTGCGCACTGTGCGCCATGCCGCCGCACCGCTGATGGGGCTGCTCAAGCCGGGCGAGGAACCGGGCGACGCGGTGCCGAAGGTGGGCCTGGTGGGCCCGCCGGTGCCGTACACCACCACCCTCGGCGAACCGGTCGCGGCCGAGGACTACGACATCTCGGTGCGCATGCTCAGCATGAACGCCCCGCACCCCGCGATCGGCCTGACCTCCGCCGTCGCCGTCGCGGCGGCCGGGCTCGTCGCCGGCTCCGTGGTCAGCCGGACCACGGGCGGCCCGACCGACGAGTGGCTGCGACTCGGCACCCCCGCCGGCATCGTCGCGGTCCGCTGCACCGACGTACAAGACGGCCTGCCGCGGCAGGTCACCGTGCAGCGCGCGGCGCGACTGCTCGCCGACGCCCGTATCTACGTCCCGGAAGCAGGCCGCACGCAAGCCGCCTGA
- a CDS encoding SLC13 family permease — protein sequence MSAEVISIGALLVMFVVGTVLPINLGILAFVATFAVGTASLGLTEDEIFEGFPAKLFVTIVGVTYLFSVARRNGTIDWLVAAGVRLVRGKVALIPWVLFLVAALLTAFGTFTPAAVAILAPIGMNFAYRYRLNPLVVGMMVISGGHAGAFSPLAVSGALVLGLVDKTELHVSAVTLFSASFLINLVLSALTYALLAKRPAPLAEESDEAAEDEDLAVSDRPDWRQWLTLACLVALVVGALGFHLEIGFLALAAGALLALVDMKRQEKAVEGVSWSTLLLVAGMMTYIAMLEKAGIIENISEHAAGLGAPVAVALLLCFTVAITSAFASSTAILTAIIPIAVPLLLSSHLSAAGLIAALAVSTTIVDTSPFSTNGALVLSNARGVEPRRFYRQVIGYTGGIVALGPVVAWGALVLPWS from the coding sequence ATGTCTGCTGAAGTGATTTCCATAGGCGCGCTGCTGGTGATGTTCGTGGTCGGCACGGTGCTGCCGATCAACCTGGGCATCCTCGCCTTCGTCGCCACCTTCGCGGTCGGCACCGCCTCGCTCGGCCTCACCGAGGACGAGATCTTCGAGGGGTTCCCGGCGAAACTCTTCGTCACCATCGTCGGCGTCACCTATCTGTTCTCCGTCGCCCGCCGCAACGGCACCATCGACTGGCTCGTCGCGGCCGGAGTACGGCTGGTCCGCGGCAAGGTCGCGCTCATTCCCTGGGTGCTGTTCCTGGTGGCCGCCCTGCTCACGGCGTTCGGTACGTTCACCCCGGCGGCGGTCGCCATCCTCGCGCCGATCGGTATGAACTTCGCCTACCGCTACCGGCTCAACCCGCTGGTCGTCGGCATGATGGTGATCAGCGGCGGGCACGCGGGCGCGTTCTCCCCGCTCGCCGTCTCCGGTGCGCTGGTGCTCGGCCTGGTCGACAAGACCGAACTGCACGTCTCCGCGGTGACGCTGTTCAGCGCCAGCTTCCTGATCAACCTGGTGCTCTCGGCACTCACCTACGCACTGCTCGCCAAGCGCCCCGCCCCGCTGGCCGAGGAATCCGACGAGGCGGCCGAGGACGAGGACCTCGCCGTGTCCGACAGGCCCGACTGGCGTCAGTGGCTCACCCTCGCCTGCCTGGTCGCCCTAGTCGTCGGCGCTCTGGGCTTCCACCTGGAGATCGGCTTCCTCGCCCTGGCGGCCGGCGCACTGCTGGCCCTGGTGGACATGAAGCGGCAGGAGAAGGCCGTGGAGGGCGTCAGCTGGTCCACCCTGCTGCTGGTCGCGGGCATGATGACCTACATCGCCATGCTGGAGAAGGCCGGCATCATCGAGAACATCTCCGAACACGCGGCGGGCCTGGGCGCACCGGTCGCCGTCGCCCTGCTGCTCTGCTTCACCGTCGCCATCACCTCCGCCTTCGCCTCCTCCACAGCGATCCTCACCGCGATCATCCCCATCGCCGTACCGCTGCTGCTCTCCAGCCATCTCAGCGCCGCCGGGCTGATCGCCGCCCTCGCCGTCTCCACGACGATCGTCGACACCTCGCCCTTCTCCACCAACGGTGCACTCGTCCTCAGCAACGCCCGCGGGGTGGAACCCCGCCGCTTCTACCGCCAGGTCATCGGCTACACCGGCGGAATTGTCGCCCTCGGCCCCGTCGTGGCCTGGGGCGCGCTGGTCCTGCCCTGGTCGTAG
- a CDS encoding MFS transporter has product MTGTTEALGGSAAVDDAARSVTRPFYVYAVLANSLFQRGVFVLFLYQRGFSAGQVALLQTLLYLVSGLAELPTGVIADRIGRRASIVIGQVLIAGCLLGQVAFSNYWVFLALFIGQGVGMACVSGSDTALLYDLLVRHGATAGYVKIKSRFTMLGTVTSGVAIVLGGQLQQFSWGVVYVGSASCLILAVVVLMSRVPEIRGADAVDEQDGAGKEHRDATAWRALLRVATPALVTLVVVSGLMHATLTPYIIFTQKTLSDQGAGTALVSVVIAAGFFVGGLTPLLSDRADRRIGYRVIVPVALLTLAVALGLSGLGLVWVTVAAFLVLVGIPEITAVLVDNVFNEAVPSRHRASLLSMIAFVESALIGIGYLVLGALMDGLGSSVGMATYAAVPLLACLLWLPVLFRGARVTTGIEKPAGQKAS; this is encoded by the coding sequence ATGACCGGCACCACGGAGGCCCTTGGCGGGTCGGCTGCAGTCGACGATGCAGCACGAAGCGTCACGCGCCCGTTCTACGTATACGCCGTGCTCGCCAACTCGCTGTTCCAGCGTGGCGTGTTCGTCCTCTTCCTTTATCAGCGAGGCTTCTCCGCCGGGCAAGTAGCCCTCCTTCAGACACTGCTCTACCTGGTCAGCGGACTCGCGGAGTTGCCGACGGGAGTCATCGCCGACCGAATCGGCAGGCGTGCCAGCATCGTGATCGGCCAGGTGCTGATAGCTGGATGCCTGCTCGGTCAGGTGGCGTTCTCCAACTACTGGGTGTTCCTGGCGCTGTTCATCGGGCAGGGCGTGGGCATGGCATGTGTGTCCGGTTCGGACACCGCTCTGCTGTACGACCTGCTCGTGCGTCATGGTGCAACGGCCGGCTACGTCAAGATCAAGTCCCGGTTCACCATGCTCGGGACGGTCACCTCGGGAGTCGCCATCGTCCTCGGCGGCCAACTGCAGCAGTTTTCCTGGGGAGTCGTCTACGTCGGTTCGGCGTCCTGCCTCATCCTGGCCGTGGTGGTGCTGATGTCAAGGGTGCCCGAGATCCGCGGCGCGGACGCGGTGGACGAGCAGGACGGAGCCGGGAAGGAGCACCGCGACGCCACAGCATGGCGGGCGCTGCTTCGGGTCGCCACGCCGGCGCTCGTGACGCTTGTCGTGGTGTCCGGATTGATGCACGCGACTTTGACGCCGTACATCATTTTCACGCAGAAGACCCTCTCCGATCAGGGAGCGGGCACCGCATTGGTCAGCGTGGTCATAGCGGCGGGTTTCTTCGTCGGCGGACTCACTCCCCTGCTGTCGGACCGCGCGGACCGTCGCATCGGGTATCGGGTCATCGTCCCGGTGGCTCTCCTGACGCTCGCCGTGGCGCTCGGACTGAGCGGCCTCGGCCTTGTCTGGGTCACCGTCGCCGCGTTCCTGGTCCTGGTCGGAATTCCCGAGATCACCGCCGTGCTCGTGGACAACGTGTTCAACGAGGCAGTGCCGTCGCGCCACCGGGCGAGCCTGCTGTCGATGATCGCATTCGTGGAGTCGGCGCTCATCGGCATCGGCTATCTCGTCCTCGGCGCGCTCATGGACGGGTTGGGCTCCAGTGTGGGCATGGCCACCTACGCCGCGGTCCCTCTGCTGGCATGTCTCCTGTGGCTCCCGGTGCTCTTCCGAGGGGCACGGGTGACCACCGGGATCGAGAAGCCTGCCGGTCAGAAGGCATCCTGA